In the Sphingobium sp. EM0848 genome, one interval contains:
- a CDS encoding site-specific integrase produces MNAVSLRAILARELAAVGIVDRGDLAAHSRPRFMRWSAKQPGFGVRIYRSGKRVYVVQVRMQGVVRTVTICNAAFISEHVALDVARRVILRAQVGENPAEQRKRTRSLPPFDRFLERYWQQASPSWKPSTRVAHDKYRSYHLDGAFAGKTIDAIDTADVTAWYAAVADNAGPGAANRTLDILRAMLNRAEEWGARPPGSNPCRSIRRYKGRKIERHLTQAEFERLGKVLDRQKVERPIHTAAVYLLLLTGCRLSEIINLTWGEVKGHRLKLTDSKTGPRTVWLGEDARAILDQLERGKGADLVFRSPTTGGAINLSFLWTTVRKEAGLGLIRLHDIRHSFASRGAGMCETLPMIGKLLGHSSIKSTARYAHLDDSDATEAAQRIGDLIEAMI; encoded by the coding sequence ATGAACGCGGTTTCGTTGCGCGCGATCCTCGCGCGGGAGCTTGCTGCGGTCGGCATTGTCGATCGCGGTGATCTCGCCGCCCACAGCCGCCCTCGCTTCATGCGCTGGTCGGCCAAGCAACCGGGCTTTGGCGTCCGGATATATCGATCCGGCAAGAGGGTCTACGTCGTGCAGGTGCGGATGCAGGGCGTGGTCCGTACCGTCACCATTTGTAATGCGGCATTTATTTCCGAGCATGTCGCCCTCGACGTGGCCCGCCGTGTCATTCTGCGCGCTCAGGTCGGAGAGAATCCGGCCGAGCAGCGCAAGCGCACCCGCTCGCTCCCGCCCTTCGATCGCTTCCTTGAGCGATATTGGCAGCAGGCCTCGCCCTCGTGGAAGCCCTCGACGCGCGTCGCGCACGACAAATATCGTAGCTATCACCTCGACGGCGCTTTTGCTGGAAAGACGATCGATGCGATCGACACGGCAGACGTAACGGCGTGGTACGCTGCTGTTGCCGACAATGCGGGACCAGGCGCGGCCAATCGCACGCTTGATATTCTCAGGGCCATGCTCAACAGGGCGGAGGAATGGGGCGCACGCCCACCGGGGTCCAATCCCTGCCGATCGATCCGGAGATATAAGGGCCGGAAGATCGAACGGCATTTGACCCAAGCGGAATTCGAGCGGCTGGGCAAAGTGCTGGACCGGCAAAAGGTGGAAAGGCCAATCCACACGGCGGCGGTCTATTTGCTGTTGCTGACCGGGTGCCGCTTATCGGAAATCATCAATCTCACATGGGGCGAGGTCAAGGGTCATCGGTTGAAGTTGACCGATAGCAAGACAGGCCCGCGTACCGTCTGGCTGGGCGAAGATGCCCGCGCGATCCTTGACCAGCTGGAGCGGGGGAAGGGAGCGGACCTTGTGTTCCGCAGCCCGACCACCGGAGGCGCGATCAACCTCAGCTTTCTCTGGACCACCGTCCGCAAGGAAGCTGGGCTAGGCTTGATACGCCTTCATGACATCCGCCACAGCTTCGCCAGTCGGGGGGCCGGGATGTGCGAGACGCTGCCGATGATCGGCAAGCTGCTCGGCCACAGCAGTATCAAGAGTACCGCCCGCTATGCGCATCTGGATGATTCCGACGCCACGGAGGCCGCCCAGCGGATAGGCGACCTGATCGAGGCGATGATTTGA